A section of the Verrucomicrobium sp. GAS474 genome encodes:
- a CDS encoding TonB-dependent receptor, with amino-acid sequence MSSLDSFWNKAARAGLAVGLSGLLASVVGAEEPAQKLEEVVVSAAAPSGLPSPVAKYRLPNTAASLTADRIDETLNIVDSEDALKYQPSLFLRKRNNGDTQAVLATRTAGVNASARSLVYADDVLLSALIGNNNTNGAPRWGMVSPGQIDRVDVIYGPFAAAYPGNAAGGVVLITTKMPETFLADFSQTESFQTFRLYGTKDTYETDQSSFVLGDRHKDLAWLVTYNFQNSYSQPLALITSSSAGGTAPAGTTGAYAAAGKTGTRADVLGAGGLLHTQMTNTTGKLAWDLTPAWKATYQIGFWNNDADARVQSYLRDGAGNATFGGLKSFAGNTYSLDQSHLSNALSLKSETKDDFDWEVVASNYYYLQDLQRSPYTVGTGTNFSTNGNIARMDGTNWTNGDLKGIYRPAGTGGEGGHEISFGLHGDRYELSNPTYATPTWNAGADSTSTLYTKGEGMTMTEALWAQDAWKFAPKWTLTPGGRLEFWEATNGYNLATTQNATGGVTGTTVTNQPGMAKVNFSPKLSLGYDPSERWNVTGSFGQAYRYPTVTELYQIVSTGTTYAAPNPNLKPENVISEELAVTRKFAGGGGSLRASVFNEYINNALISQTSYLAGATAPTSYVSNVNVVRNTGIELAFQKDNVGIEGLTLFDSVTYVNSEILSDPAWATAYGSTAVGKRVPYVPDWRATFGATYHPDRHWALTTAGRYSGVQYSTLDNTDNNNGVMGSFDSFVVFDLHAQYKFNDRFSADAGIDNVNGEKYFLYHPFPQRTFSAAVKYAF; translated from the coding sequence ATGAGTTCATTGGATTCGTTTTGGAACAAGGCCGCCCGGGCCGGGCTGGCTGTCGGATTATCGGGTTTATTGGCTTCGGTCGTCGGGGCCGAGGAACCCGCGCAGAAATTGGAGGAAGTCGTCGTCAGCGCGGCGGCCCCTTCGGGTCTACCCTCGCCGGTTGCGAAGTATCGGCTCCCGAACACCGCCGCGAGCCTCACCGCCGACCGGATCGACGAGACGCTCAACATCGTCGACAGCGAGGACGCGCTGAAATACCAGCCGAGCCTCTTCCTGCGGAAGCGGAACAACGGCGACACCCAGGCCGTCCTCGCCACGCGGACGGCGGGCGTCAACGCCAGCGCCCGCAGCCTCGTCTACGCCGACGACGTCCTGCTCTCCGCGCTGATCGGGAACAACAACACGAACGGCGCGCCCCGCTGGGGGATGGTCTCGCCGGGGCAGATCGACCGGGTCGACGTGATCTACGGCCCCTTCGCGGCGGCCTATCCGGGCAATGCGGCCGGAGGCGTCGTCCTCATCACGACGAAGATGCCCGAGACGTTCCTCGCCGACTTCAGCCAGACCGAGTCGTTCCAGACCTTCCGCCTCTACGGGACGAAGGACACCTACGAGACCGACCAGAGCAGCTTCGTCCTCGGCGACCGGCACAAGGACCTTGCCTGGCTGGTGACCTACAACTTCCAGAACAGCTACAGCCAGCCGCTCGCCCTGATCACGAGTTCGTCGGCGGGCGGGACGGCCCCGGCGGGGACGACCGGAGCCTATGCGGCGGCGGGCAAGACAGGAACTAGGGCTGATGTCCTCGGCGCGGGCGGCCTCCTCCACACCCAGATGACGAACACGACGGGGAAACTCGCCTGGGACCTCACGCCGGCGTGGAAGGCGACCTACCAGATCGGCTTCTGGAACAACGACGCCGACGCCCGCGTCCAAAGTTACCTGCGCGATGGTGCGGGGAACGCGACCTTCGGCGGGCTGAAGAGCTTCGCGGGCAACACCTACTCCCTCGACCAGAGCCACCTCTCCAACGCCCTCTCGCTGAAGAGCGAGACGAAGGACGATTTCGACTGGGAAGTCGTCGCCTCGAACTACTACTACCTCCAGGACCTCCAGCGGAGTCCCTACACCGTCGGCACGGGGACCAACTTCAGCACCAACGGAAACATCGCCCGGATGGACGGGACGAACTGGACGAACGGCGACCTCAAGGGGATCTACCGACCCGCCGGGACGGGCGGAGAGGGTGGCCACGAGATCAGCTTCGGCCTCCACGGCGACCGCTACGAGCTGAGCAACCCGACCTACGCCACGCCGACGTGGAACGCCGGGGCCGACTCGACCTCGACGCTCTACACGAAGGGCGAAGGGATGACGATGACCGAGGCCCTCTGGGCGCAGGACGCCTGGAAATTCGCCCCGAAGTGGACGCTGACCCCCGGCGGACGACTCGAATTCTGGGAAGCGACGAACGGCTACAACCTCGCCACCACCCAGAACGCGACCGGCGGCGTGACCGGGACGACCGTGACGAATCAGCCGGGCATGGCGAAGGTCAATTTCTCCCCGAAGCTCTCCCTCGGCTACGACCCGAGCGAGAGGTGGAACGTCACCGGCTCCTTCGGGCAGGCCTACCGCTACCCGACGGTGACGGAATTATACCAGATTGTCTCGACCGGGACGACCTACGCCGCGCCGAACCCGAACCTCAAGCCGGAGAACGTGATCTCGGAGGAACTCGCCGTCACGCGGAAGTTTGCGGGTGGGGGCGGGAGCCTCCGCGCCTCGGTCTTCAACGAGTACATCAACAACGCGCTGATCTCCCAGACCTCCTACCTGGCGGGCGCGACCGCCCCGACCTCCTACGTCTCCAACGTCAACGTCGTCCGCAACACGGGCATCGAACTCGCCTTCCAGAAAGACAATGTCGGCATCGAGGGGCTGACGCTCTTCGACAGCGTCACCTACGTGAACTCGGAGATCCTCAGCGATCCCGCGTGGGCCACGGCCTATGGCTCGACGGCGGTCGGCAAGCGGGTCCCCTATGTCCCCGATTGGCGGGCGACGTTCGGCGCCACCTACCATCCGGACCGCCATTGGGCGCTCACGACGGCGGGGCGCTACAGCGGCGTCCAATACTCGACGCTCGACAACACCGACAACAACAACGGCGTCATGGGCTCCTTCGACAGCTTCGTGGTCTTCGACCTCCACGCCCAATACAAATTCAACGATCGCTTTTCCGCCGATGCCGGGATCGACAACGTGAATGGCGAGAAATACTTCCTCTACCATCCGTTCCCGCAGCGGACGTTCTCGGCGGCGGTGAAGTATGCGTTTTGA
- a CDS encoding class I SAM-dependent rRNA methyltransferase produces the protein MSRPALYLNEATRHRIRDGHPWVFRSEVARVEDGAVDGGTVRIIDTKGRPLGSGIYNSKSQIVVRRYSLRDEELDSAFLSRALDAALALRKRLPARNAQRLVWSESDGLPGLILDQYGTGEEAVLVLQTVTAAMARLQPEIVALAAEKTGAKTILARNDIAVRTLEGLPREQGALLGSYAPPTRLNILGVDLDLDLLAGQKTGLYLDQLDNHAAVLPYAKGKRILDCFCNQGLFALAARKAGAVSCDALDQSAEELGRGKAAAARENLEINWIEANAFDWLREAERRKGRYDMIVLDPPSFTKTKDQVSSALRGYHELHLRALRMIGPGGLLATYCCSHHLTRELWHTMLQGAAKDAGCTLRLVSTLGQGGDHPVLLHIPETEYLKGFLVEKI, from the coding sequence ATGTCCCGCCCCGCCCTTTATCTGAATGAAGCCACCCGCCACCGCATCCGGGACGGCCACCCGTGGGTCTTCCGCAGCGAGGTCGCCCGCGTCGAGGACGGGGCCGTCGACGGCGGGACCGTGCGGATCATCGACACGAAGGGCCGCCCCCTCGGCTCGGGCATCTACAATAGCAAGTCCCAGATCGTCGTCCGCCGCTACTCCCTCCGCGACGAGGAACTCGACTCGGCCTTCCTCAGCCGCGCCCTCGACGCCGCCCTCGCCCTGCGGAAGCGGCTCCCGGCCCGCAACGCCCAGCGCCTCGTCTGGTCGGAGTCCGACGGGCTCCCCGGCCTGATCCTCGACCAATACGGCACCGGGGAGGAGGCCGTCCTGGTCCTCCAGACCGTCACCGCCGCGATGGCCCGCCTCCAGCCGGAGATCGTCGCCCTCGCCGCCGAGAAGACCGGGGCGAAGACGATCCTCGCCCGGAACGACATCGCCGTCCGCACCCTCGAAGGGCTCCCGCGCGAGCAGGGGGCCCTCCTCGGCTCCTACGCGCCGCCGACCCGCCTGAACATCCTCGGCGTCGACCTCGACCTCGACCTCCTCGCCGGGCAGAAGACCGGCCTCTACCTCGACCAGCTCGACAACCACGCCGCCGTCCTCCCCTACGCGAAGGGAAAGCGGATCCTCGATTGCTTCTGCAACCAGGGCCTCTTCGCCCTCGCCGCGAGGAAGGCGGGCGCGGTCTCCTGCGACGCCCTCGACCAATCGGCCGAGGAACTGGGCCGGGGCAAGGCCGCCGCCGCGCGGGAGAACCTCGAGATCAACTGGATCGAGGCGAACGCCTTCGACTGGCTCCGCGAAGCCGAGCGGCGGAAGGGGCGCTACGACATGATCGTCCTCGATCCCCCCTCGTTCACGAAGACCAAGGACCAGGTCTCCTCCGCCCTGCGCGGCTATCACGAACTCCATCTCCGCGCCCTGCGGATGATCGGGCCGGGCGGCCTGCTGGCCACCTACTGCTGCTCCCACCACCTGACGCGGGAACTCTGGCACACCATGCTGCAAGGCGCGGCCAAGGACGCGGGATGCACCCTCCGCCTCGTCTCCACGCTGGGACAGGGCGGCGACCACCCCGTGCTGCTTCATATTCCCGAAACGGAATACTTGAAGGGATTCCTGGTGGAGAAGATTTAA
- the ruvX gene encoding Holliday junction resolvase RuvX — MSVLALDYGTKRIGVAVSDTTRSLARPLPFLPAEPFGALVKALRGIVAEHKVETIVVGMPRNMDGSYGEAAQKVRAFIAHLARTIVTPIQTVDERLSTVQAGRYLHEAGHKAKDQRTKIDSASAAVLLQAYLDRLTVHPGIEDAGPDLESPEHD, encoded by the coding sequence ATGTCTGTCCTCGCCCTCGATTATGGAACCAAGCGGATCGGCGTCGCCGTGAGCGACACGACGCGGTCGCTGGCGCGGCCCCTCCCGTTCCTCCCGGCGGAGCCGTTCGGGGCGCTGGTGAAGGCCCTCCGCGGCATCGTCGCCGAGCACAAGGTGGAGACGATCGTCGTCGGCATGCCCCGGAACATGGACGGTTCCTACGGCGAGGCGGCGCAGAAGGTGCGGGCCTTCATCGCCCACCTGGCCCGGACGATCGTGACGCCGATCCAGACCGTCGACGAGCGGCTCTCCACCGTCCAGGCCGGACGCTATCTCCACGAGGCGGGCCACAAGGCGAAGGACCAGCGGACGAAGATCGACAGCGCCTCCGCCGCCGTCCTCCTCCAGGCCTACCTCGACCGCCTCACCGTCCATCCCGGGATCGAGGACGCGGGGCCCGACCTGGAATCGCCGGAGCACGATTGA
- the truA gene encoding tRNA pseudouridine(38-40) synthase TruA, with protein sequence MSAHPMAGHKLTIAYDGAAFNGWQRQAGHPSIQQTVEEVIARIWNRPISIEGSGRTDTGVHAVGQVAGFTAPRKLAAPVLLRALNDHLPFAIRVTKAEFLEPSFHARFDVREKTYEYRVHNAPFSDPFLVDRVWHLPMPLDFAAMEAAAAHLRGEHDFAAMASNAGYARTTTVRTISELAISRRGPLVLFRVTADGFLYHMVRNIVGALTRVGRGKLSPADFGKIVRAGKRTAAPASAPAMGLYLMKVGYYPKPVRLQRAKNRRDPTWLPEPDADDAE encoded by the coding sequence ATGTCGGCGCATCCGATGGCGGGGCACAAGCTGACCATTGCCTACGACGGGGCCGCCTTCAACGGCTGGCAGCGCCAGGCGGGCCACCCCTCGATCCAGCAGACCGTGGAGGAGGTGATCGCGCGGATCTGGAATCGCCCGATCTCGATCGAGGGCTCGGGCCGGACCGACACCGGGGTCCACGCCGTCGGCCAGGTCGCCGGGTTCACCGCGCCCCGGAAGCTGGCGGCCCCGGTCCTCCTCCGCGCGTTGAACGACCACCTTCCCTTCGCGATCCGGGTGACGAAGGCCGAGTTCCTGGAGCCGAGCTTCCACGCCCGCTTCGACGTCCGGGAGAAGACCTACGAATACCGCGTCCACAACGCCCCCTTCAGCGATCCCTTCCTCGTCGACCGCGTCTGGCACCTGCCGATGCCGCTCGATTTCGCGGCGATGGAGGCCGCCGCCGCCCACCTGCGCGGGGAGCACGATTTCGCCGCGATGGCCTCGAACGCCGGCTACGCGCGGACGACGACGGTGCGGACGATCTCCGAGCTCGCGATTTCCCGCAGGGGGCCGCTCGTCCTCTTCCGCGTCACCGCCGACGGCTTCCTCTACCACATGGTGCGGAACATCGTCGGGGCCTTGACCCGGGTGGGACGGGGAAAGCTCTCGCCCGCCGACTTCGGCAAGATCGTGAGGGCGGGCAAGCGGACCGCCGCCCCTGCCTCGGCCCCCGCGATGGGGCTCTACCTCATGAAGGTCGGCTACTACCCGAAGCCGGTCCGTCTCCAACGGGCCAAGAACCGGCGGGACCCGACGTGGCTGCCGGAACCGGACGCCGACGACGCAGAGTGA
- a CDS encoding PEP-CTERM sorting domain-containing protein, translating to MVKPSFARFVAPVVFGLFVVAGGARADDGSLTLTGASLNFSLQSGSTGTLVIDGSSIANGTVLQLAAGAYTFGGGSSVVGVAGTFTLLDLSPSSTITFSNVSGTSGATLTLNSTFNPGGSAAYLTVSAVGSTTTSIIGATTVTVGGASDTQATSLLLSGASMTFDLASTTSHDQVDVGTLGSVSFSNTVLTLNEVGTTLGTGTYTLFTAGTAGSYSGLVVDGNGAISGGLTLSSSTLNGMNTALSLSGGDIVLTLSAAPEPSSLALSLLGLGAAAFTLTLRRRRPVPAATSGPAGSWPVGDGPASGSSRPS from the coding sequence ATGGTGAAGCCTTCTTTCGCCCGTTTTGTCGCTCCGGTCGTTTTCGGCCTCTTCGTTGTCGCGGGCGGGGCGCGGGCCGATGACGGAAGCCTCACCCTGACGGGCGCGTCGCTGAATTTCTCCCTCCAAAGCGGGAGCACCGGGACGCTGGTCATCGACGGGAGCAGCATCGCGAACGGGACCGTTCTCCAGCTCGCAGCGGGAGCGTACACCTTCGGGGGCGGCTCATCGGTCGTCGGCGTCGCCGGGACCTTCACCCTCCTCGATCTCAGCCCTTCCTCGACGATCACCTTCTCGAATGTTTCCGGGACCTCGGGCGCGACGCTGACCCTCAATTCGACCTTCAACCCCGGCGGCAGCGCCGCCTACCTCACGGTCAGCGCGGTCGGCTCCACGACGACTTCCATCATCGGCGCGACCACCGTCACCGTCGGCGGCGCGAGCGACACCCAGGCAACCTCCCTGCTGTTAAGCGGGGCCTCGATGACCTTCGACCTCGCCAGCACCACCAGCCACGATCAGGTAGACGTCGGGACGCTCGGCTCCGTCTCGTTCTCCAACACGGTCCTCACCCTGAACGAGGTCGGCACGACGCTCGGCACGGGGACCTATACGCTCTTCACCGCCGGAACGGCGGGCAGCTACTCGGGATTGGTCGTCGACGGCAACGGGGCGATCAGCGGAGGCCTGACACTCTCCTCCTCGACGCTCAACGGCATGAACACGGCCCTCTCCCTCTCGGGCGGCGACATCGTCCTCACGCTTTCCGCCGCTCCGGAGCCCTCGTCCCTCGCCCTCAGCCTCCTCGGCCTGGGCGCGGCGGCGTTCACCCTCACTCTGCGTCGTCGGCGTCCGGTTCCGGCAGCCACGTCGGGTCCCGCCGGTTCTTGGCCCGTTGGAGACGGACCGGCTTCGGGTAGTAGCCGACCTTCATGA
- a CDS encoding tRNA (cytidine(34)-2'-O)-methyltransferase, whose protein sequence is MPDLPRLHLVLVEPEIPGNSGNVGRLCAASGVRLHFVGKLGFDLSDKALKRAGLDYWPLLDWTTWADLDALRAQADPGAGWHFFTTKTKRFHTAARYRAGDYLVFGKETKGLPEALLAAHADACVTIPMRNPGVRSLNLATSVGIGVYEALRQIEGWQ, encoded by the coding sequence ATGCCCGACCTTCCCCGCCTTCACCTCGTCCTCGTCGAGCCGGAGATCCCCGGCAACTCGGGGAACGTCGGGCGGCTCTGCGCGGCGTCGGGCGTGCGGCTCCATTTCGTCGGGAAGCTCGGGTTCGATCTTTCGGACAAGGCGCTGAAGCGGGCGGGGCTCGATTACTGGCCCCTCCTCGATTGGACGACGTGGGCCGACCTCGACGCCCTCCGCGCCCAGGCCGATCCCGGGGCCGGGTGGCATTTCTTCACCACGAAGACGAAGCGGTTCCACACGGCGGCCCGCTACCGCGCCGGCGATTACCTCGTCTTCGGCAAGGAGACGAAGGGGCTCCCCGAGGCGCTCCTCGCCGCGCACGCCGACGCCTGCGTCACGATCCCGATGCGGAATCCCGGCGTGCGGAGCCTCAACCTCGCGACCTCGGTCGGGATCGGCGTCTACGAGGCGCTGCGGCAAATCGAGGGTTGGCAATAG
- the hisF gene encoding imidazole glycerol phosphate synthase subunit HisF has product MLAKRIIPCLDVHAGKVTRGQQFGRAEAGGLTEVGDPVALALRYNEQMADELVFFDITASSEGRRNILDVIERTADQCFMPLTVGGGIRAVDDMRAMLNAGADKISVNSAAVANPDLIRAGSERFGAQCIVLSIDAKRTPAGLWKVFTHGGRKETEWEAEAWAVRGVELGAGEIVLNSINADGMKTGFDIEITRRVSEAVPVPVVASGGAGKIEHFAEVLGAGKADAVLAASVFHYGEMTVPQVREYLKQQGFPTR; this is encoded by the coding sequence ATGCTCGCCAAACGGATCATCCCCTGCCTCGACGTCCACGCCGGGAAAGTCACGCGCGGGCAGCAGTTCGGCCGGGCCGAGGCGGGCGGCCTCACCGAGGTCGGCGATCCCGTCGCCCTCGCCCTCCGCTACAACGAGCAGATGGCCGACGAGCTCGTCTTCTTCGATATCACCGCCTCCTCCGAGGGGCGCCGGAACATCCTCGACGTGATCGAGCGGACCGCCGACCAGTGCTTCATGCCCCTCACGGTCGGCGGCGGCATCCGCGCCGTCGACGACATGCGGGCGATGCTCAACGCCGGGGCCGACAAGATCAGCGTCAACTCGGCGGCGGTCGCCAATCCCGACCTCATCCGGGCCGGATCGGAACGCTTCGGCGCGCAGTGCATCGTCCTCTCCATCGACGCGAAGCGGACCCCCGCCGGGTTGTGGAAAGTCTTCACCCACGGCGGCCGCAAGGAAACCGAGTGGGAGGCCGAGGCGTGGGCCGTCCGCGGCGTCGAGCTCGGCGCCGGGGAGATCGTCCTCAACAGCATCAACGCCGACGGGATGAAGACCGGCTTCGACATCGAGATCACCCGCCGCGTCAGCGAGGCCGTCCCCGTCCCCGTCGTCGCCAGCGGCGGCGCGGGAAAGATCGAGCACTTCGCCGAAGTGCTGGGCGCGGGAAAGGCCGACGCGGTCCTCGCCGCGAGCGTCTTCCACTACGGCGAGATGACCGTGCCGCAGGTGCGGGAGTACCTGAAGCAGCAGGGTTTCCCGACGCGGTAG
- the mdh gene encoding malate dehydrogenase, with protein MRKPKVTVVGAGFVGATAAQRLVEKNLATVVLHDIVPGMPQGKALDLMQSACIEGYESTVTGTNDPADYAGSDIVIVTSGLARQPGMSRDDLLLKNAEIVGSVAENIRKYAPDAIVIVVSNPLDVMTALVAAKTGFPKERVMGMAGVLDSARFRAFIAMELGVAHQDVDAMVLGGHGDDMVPLSRYTTVSGIGIEALLPPEKIAALAERTRNGGAEIVKLLQKGSAYYAPSAAAVAMAQAILRDEKRLLPASAWCTGQYGIENHYVGVPIVLGKEGVEKIVTLDLTAEELKALHASVGRIAESVAKLGL; from the coding sequence ATGAGAAAGCCCAAAGTCACCGTGGTCGGCGCCGGATTTGTCGGAGCGACGGCGGCGCAGCGTCTGGTCGAAAAGAATCTCGCCACGGTCGTCCTCCACGACATCGTCCCCGGCATGCCCCAGGGGAAGGCACTCGATCTCATGCAGTCGGCCTGCATCGAGGGCTATGAATCGACCGTGACCGGGACGAACGATCCCGCCGACTACGCCGGTTCCGACATCGTCATCGTCACGAGCGGCCTCGCCCGCCAGCCGGGGATGAGCCGCGACGACCTCCTTTTGAAGAATGCCGAGATCGTCGGATCGGTCGCGGAGAACATCAGGAAATACGCGCCGGACGCCATCGTCATCGTCGTCAGCAATCCCCTCGACGTCATGACGGCCCTCGTCGCGGCGAAGACCGGCTTCCCCAAGGAGCGGGTGATGGGGATGGCGGGGGTCCTCGACTCGGCCCGGTTCCGCGCCTTCATCGCGATGGAACTCGGCGTCGCGCACCAGGACGTCGACGCCATGGTCCTCGGCGGCCACGGGGACGACATGGTCCCGCTCTCCCGCTACACCACGGTCAGCGGCATCGGGATCGAGGCCCTGCTGCCGCCGGAAAAGATCGCCGCCCTCGCCGAGAGGACCCGCAACGGCGGCGCCGAGATCGTGAAGCTCCTCCAAAAGGGGAGCGCCTACTACGCCCCCTCCGCCGCCGCCGTCGCGATGGCGCAGGCGATCCTGAGGGACGAGAAACGGCTCCTCCCCGCCTCGGCCTGGTGCACGGGACAGTACGGGATCGAGAACCACTACGTCGGCGTCCCCATCGTGCTGGGGAAGGAGGGCGTCGAGAAGATCGTGACGCTCGACCTGACCGCCGAGGAGCTGAAGGCCCTCCACGCCAGCGTGGGGCGGATCGCGGAGAGCGTGGCGAAGCTGGGGCTCTAG